The following are from one region of the Platichthys flesus chromosome 2, fPlaFle2.1, whole genome shotgun sequence genome:
- the iqsec1b gene encoding IQ motif and SEC7 domain-containing protein 1 isoform X2, translated as MLERKYGGRFITRHAARTIQTAFRQYQMNKNFERLRSSMSENRMSRRIVLSNMRMQFSFEGPEKVHSSYFEGKQVSLTDDGTKIGALVQSEHGGEMGVQAKTPTTQSDFTDAITELEDAFSRQVKSLAESIDDALNCRSLHGDDSEPGRGHQDMNREVVCQVKPSHNASDHRKLDEMTASYSDVTLYIDEEELSPPLPLSQSVDRPSSTESDLRHRSLNSSQDYWSLAHKDDKGDTDTSCRSTPSLECQEQRLRVDHLPLLTIEPPSDSSVELSDRSDRSSLKRQNAYERSISNQQSPKNISHGLPPRGPSREEDASRHRPRQLEAHLAINGTANRQSKSESDFSDGDNDSINSTSNSNDTINCSSESSSRDSLREQTLSKQTYHKETRNSWDSPAFSNDIIRKRHYRIGLNLFNKKPEKGIQYLIERNFVPDTPVGVAHFLLQRKGLSRQMIGEFLGNRQKQFNRDVLDCVVDEMDFSAMELDEALRKFQAHIRVQGEAQKVERLIEAYSQRYCICNPGVVRQFRNPDTIFILAFAIILLNTDMYSPNVKPERKMKLEDFVKNLRGVDDGEDIPREMLVGIYERIRKRELKTNEDHVSQVQKVEKLIVGKKPIGSLHHGLGCVLSLPHRRLVCYCRLFEVPDPNKPQKLGLHQREIFLFNDLLVVTKIFQKKKNSVTYSFRQSFSLYGMQVQLFENQYYPNGVRLTSAVPGADIKVLINFNAPNPQDRKKFTDDVRESIAEVQEMEKYRIESELEKQKGVVRPSMSQSSGMKKETGNGNLGRVSLDDSYAIGEGLKRSALSSSLRDLSDAGVHH; from the exons ATGCTAGAGCGTAAATATGGTGGGCGTTTCATAACACGGCATGCAGCCCGTACCATCCAGACAGCCTTCCGCCAGTATCAGATGAACAAAAACTTTGAGCGTCTGCGAAGCTCTATGTCTGAGAACCGTATGTCCAGACGGATCGTCCTATCCAATATGAGAATGCAGTTTTCCTTTGAAGGACCTGAAAAAGTCCACAGCTCCTACTTCGAGGGAAAGCAGGTCTCACTAACAGATGACGGCACCAAAATCGGTGCACTGGTGCAGTCAGAACATGGTGGAGAGATGGGGGTGCAGGCCAAGACCCCCACTACACAGAGTGACTTTACAGACGCTATCACAGAACTAGAAGATGCCTTCTCCAGACAGGTCAAATCTCTAGCTGAGTCCATAGATGATGCTCTAAACTGTCGCAGTCTGCATGGCGATGACTCTGAGCCAGGGAGAGGTCACCAGGATATGAACAGAGAAGTCGTCTGCCAGGTGAAACCCTCCCACAACGCCTCAGATCACCGCAAATTGGATGAGATGACGGCTTCCTACAGTGATGTAACCCTTTACATCGATGAAGAGGAACTGTCACCACCCCTGCCTCTATCTCAGTCTGTAGACCGACCCTCCAGCACAGAATCAGACTTGCGTCACCGCTCTCTCAACTCCTCCCAGGATTACTGGTCTCTAGCTCATAAAGATGATAAAGGGGACACTGACACCAGTTGCCGCAGCACACCTTCCTTGGAATGCCAAGAGCAGCGTTTGCGGGTAGACCACCTACCCCTACTCACCATTGAGCCTCCCAGCGACAGCTCGGTGGAGCTGAGCGATCGCTCTGATCGCAGCTCTTTGAAAAGACAGAATGCCTACGAGCGAAGCATCAGCAACCAGCAGAGCCCAAAAAACATCAGCCATGGTTTGCCGCCCCGTGGGCCTTCCAGAGAAGAGGACGCTTCCCGCCATCGACCGCGACAACTGGAGGCTCACCTGGCCATCAACGGAACTGCAAACCGTCAAAGCAAATCAGAGTCTGATTTCTCTGACGGGGACAACGATAGCATCAACAGCACGTCCAACTCCAACGACACCATCAACTGTAGCTCTGAGTCCTCATCCAGAGACAGCTTGAGGGAACAGACTCTCAGCAAGCAGACATACCACAAAGAGACACGCAACAGCTGGGACTCACCTGCTTTTAGCAATGACATCATCCGTAAAAGACACTACCGCATTGGCCTCAACCTCTTCAACAA GAAACCAGAAAAAGGCATCCAGTATCTGATAGAGCGAAACTTTGTCCCAGACACTCCTGTGGGTGTGGCCCACTTCCTGCTTCAGAGGAAGGGCCTGAGTAGGCAGATGATTGGCGAGTTCCTGGGTAATAGACAGAAGCAGTTCAACCGAGACGTCCTAGA TTGTGTGGTGGATGAAATGGACTTCTCAGCTATGGAGCTGGACGAAGCTCTCAGGAAATTCCAGGCTCACATCAGAGTCCAGGGAGAAGCGCAGAAGGTCGAGCGGCTGATCGAGGCCTACAG CCAGCGCTACTGTATCTGCAACCCTGGTGTGGTGCGACAGTTCAGGAACCCCGACACCATCTTCATCCTGGCCTTTGCCATCATCCTCCTAAACACGGACATGTACAGCCCCAACGTCAAGcctgagaggaagatgaagctGGAGGACTTTGTTAAAAACCTTAGAG GAGTGGATGACGGGGAGGACATCCCTCGAGAGATGCTCGTAGGAATATATGAGCGGATTCGCAAGCGGGAGCTCAAGACTAATGAAGACCATGTGTCTCAGGTTCAAAAAGTGGAAAAACTCATTGTAGGGAAAAAGCCG ATTGGCTCTTTACATCATGGTTTGGGCTGT gtgctATCCCTACCCCACCGGAGACTGGTGTGTTACTGCCGACTTTTTGAGGTGCCCGACCCCAACAAACCACAAAAGTTAGGCCTGCACCAAAGGGAGATCTTCCTCTTTAATGACCTCCTAGTG GTGACTAAAATCttccagaagaagaagaactcagTGACGTACAGCTTCCGGCAGTCTTTCTCACTTTATGGCATGCAGGTGCAGCTCTTTGAGAACCAGT ATTATCCCAATGGAGTTCGCCTGACCTCGGCCGTTCCGGGAGCTGACATCAAAGTCCTCATCAACTTCAACGCACCCAATCCTCAGGACCGCAAGAAGTTTACCGATGATGTGCGAGAATCGATTGCTGAAGTCCAAGAGATGGAGAAGTATCGGATAGAAT CTGAGCTTGAAAAACAGAAGGGCGTGGTGAGGCCAAGCATGTCCCAGAGCTCGGGGATGaagaaggaaacaggaaacgGCAACCTGGGTCGAGTGAGCCTCGACGACAGCTACGCCATCGGTGAAGGCTTGAAGAGGAGCGCCCTCAGCAGCTCCCTGCGTGACCTCTCCGATGCAG GGGTCCATCATTAG
- the iqsec1b gene encoding IQ motif and SEC7 domain-containing protein 1 isoform X1, whose product MLERKYGGRFITRHAARTIQTAFRQYQMNKNFERLRSSMSENRMSRRIVLSNMRMQFSFEGPEKVHSSYFEGKQVSLTDDGTKIGALVQSEHGGEMGVQAKTPTTQSDFTDAITELEDAFSRQVKSLAESIDDALNCRSLHGDDSEPGRGHQDMNREVVCQVKPSHNASDHRKLDEMTASYSDVTLYIDEEELSPPLPLSQSVDRPSSTESDLRHRSLNSSQDYWSLAHKDDKGDTDTSCRSTPSLECQEQRLRVDHLPLLTIEPPSDSSVELSDRSDRSSLKRQNAYERSISNQQSPKNISHGLPPRGPSREEDASRHRPRQLEAHLAINGTANRQSKSESDFSDGDNDSINSTSNSNDTINCSSESSSRDSLREQTLSKQTYHKETRNSWDSPAFSNDIIRKRHYRIGLNLFNKKPEKGIQYLIERNFVPDTPVGVAHFLLQRKGLSRQMIGEFLGNRQKQFNRDVLDCVVDEMDFSAMELDEALRKFQAHIRVQGEAQKVERLIEAYSQRYCICNPGVVRQFRNPDTIFILAFAIILLNTDMYSPNVKPERKMKLEDFVKNLRGVDDGEDIPREMLVGIYERIRKRELKTNEDHVSQVQKVEKLIVGKKPIGSLHHGLGCVLSLPHRRLVCYCRLFEVPDPNKPQKLGLHQREIFLFNDLLVVTKIFQKKKNSVTYSFRQSFSLYGMQVQLFENQYYPNGVRLTSAVPGADIKVLINFNAPNPQDRKKFTDDVRESIAEVQEMEKYRIESELEKQKGVVRPSMSQSSGMKKETGNGNLGRVSLDDSYAIGEGLKRSALSSSLRDLSDAGKRGRRSSAGSLDSTMEGSIISSPHMRRRAPSSRDCPSRHSGQSLPNSSSLLGSLFGTRRVKSPSPTPQPLHPTLISHSPHPTNLHHTARVEADMPGSLHPHHAQFCHITQNPPPYNHHHHYHPPAHLQHPPHQFHPAPSHGQQPPYPPHAQHSHGSHPAHPAHPAHGPHHHGPPPPPSQAPSSTKPKHSGISTVV is encoded by the exons ATGCTAGAGCGTAAATATGGTGGGCGTTTCATAACACGGCATGCAGCCCGTACCATCCAGACAGCCTTCCGCCAGTATCAGATGAACAAAAACTTTGAGCGTCTGCGAAGCTCTATGTCTGAGAACCGTATGTCCAGACGGATCGTCCTATCCAATATGAGAATGCAGTTTTCCTTTGAAGGACCTGAAAAAGTCCACAGCTCCTACTTCGAGGGAAAGCAGGTCTCACTAACAGATGACGGCACCAAAATCGGTGCACTGGTGCAGTCAGAACATGGTGGAGAGATGGGGGTGCAGGCCAAGACCCCCACTACACAGAGTGACTTTACAGACGCTATCACAGAACTAGAAGATGCCTTCTCCAGACAGGTCAAATCTCTAGCTGAGTCCATAGATGATGCTCTAAACTGTCGCAGTCTGCATGGCGATGACTCTGAGCCAGGGAGAGGTCACCAGGATATGAACAGAGAAGTCGTCTGCCAGGTGAAACCCTCCCACAACGCCTCAGATCACCGCAAATTGGATGAGATGACGGCTTCCTACAGTGATGTAACCCTTTACATCGATGAAGAGGAACTGTCACCACCCCTGCCTCTATCTCAGTCTGTAGACCGACCCTCCAGCACAGAATCAGACTTGCGTCACCGCTCTCTCAACTCCTCCCAGGATTACTGGTCTCTAGCTCATAAAGATGATAAAGGGGACACTGACACCAGTTGCCGCAGCACACCTTCCTTGGAATGCCAAGAGCAGCGTTTGCGGGTAGACCACCTACCCCTACTCACCATTGAGCCTCCCAGCGACAGCTCGGTGGAGCTGAGCGATCGCTCTGATCGCAGCTCTTTGAAAAGACAGAATGCCTACGAGCGAAGCATCAGCAACCAGCAGAGCCCAAAAAACATCAGCCATGGTTTGCCGCCCCGTGGGCCTTCCAGAGAAGAGGACGCTTCCCGCCATCGACCGCGACAACTGGAGGCTCACCTGGCCATCAACGGAACTGCAAACCGTCAAAGCAAATCAGAGTCTGATTTCTCTGACGGGGACAACGATAGCATCAACAGCACGTCCAACTCCAACGACACCATCAACTGTAGCTCTGAGTCCTCATCCAGAGACAGCTTGAGGGAACAGACTCTCAGCAAGCAGACATACCACAAAGAGACACGCAACAGCTGGGACTCACCTGCTTTTAGCAATGACATCATCCGTAAAAGACACTACCGCATTGGCCTCAACCTCTTCAACAA GAAACCAGAAAAAGGCATCCAGTATCTGATAGAGCGAAACTTTGTCCCAGACACTCCTGTGGGTGTGGCCCACTTCCTGCTTCAGAGGAAGGGCCTGAGTAGGCAGATGATTGGCGAGTTCCTGGGTAATAGACAGAAGCAGTTCAACCGAGACGTCCTAGA TTGTGTGGTGGATGAAATGGACTTCTCAGCTATGGAGCTGGACGAAGCTCTCAGGAAATTCCAGGCTCACATCAGAGTCCAGGGAGAAGCGCAGAAGGTCGAGCGGCTGATCGAGGCCTACAG CCAGCGCTACTGTATCTGCAACCCTGGTGTGGTGCGACAGTTCAGGAACCCCGACACCATCTTCATCCTGGCCTTTGCCATCATCCTCCTAAACACGGACATGTACAGCCCCAACGTCAAGcctgagaggaagatgaagctGGAGGACTTTGTTAAAAACCTTAGAG GAGTGGATGACGGGGAGGACATCCCTCGAGAGATGCTCGTAGGAATATATGAGCGGATTCGCAAGCGGGAGCTCAAGACTAATGAAGACCATGTGTCTCAGGTTCAAAAAGTGGAAAAACTCATTGTAGGGAAAAAGCCG ATTGGCTCTTTACATCATGGTTTGGGCTGT gtgctATCCCTACCCCACCGGAGACTGGTGTGTTACTGCCGACTTTTTGAGGTGCCCGACCCCAACAAACCACAAAAGTTAGGCCTGCACCAAAGGGAGATCTTCCTCTTTAATGACCTCCTAGTG GTGACTAAAATCttccagaagaagaagaactcagTGACGTACAGCTTCCGGCAGTCTTTCTCACTTTATGGCATGCAGGTGCAGCTCTTTGAGAACCAGT ATTATCCCAATGGAGTTCGCCTGACCTCGGCCGTTCCGGGAGCTGACATCAAAGTCCTCATCAACTTCAACGCACCCAATCCTCAGGACCGCAAGAAGTTTACCGATGATGTGCGAGAATCGATTGCTGAAGTCCAAGAGATGGAGAAGTATCGGATAGAAT CTGAGCTTGAAAAACAGAAGGGCGTGGTGAGGCCAAGCATGTCCCAGAGCTCGGGGATGaagaaggaaacaggaaacgGCAACCTGGGTCGAGTGAGCCTCGACGACAGCTACGCCATCGGTGAAGGCTTGAAGAGGAGCGCCCTCAGCAGCTCCCTGCGTGACCTCTCCGATGCAG GCAAGCGTGGGAGACGCAGCAGTGCAGGATCACTAGACAGCACTATGGAA GGGTCCATCATTAGCAGCCCTCACATGCGGCGGAGAGCCCCCTCCAGCCGAGACTGCCCGTCTCGCCACAGTGGCCAGTCGCTGCCCAACTCCTCGTCTCTGCTTGGATCTTTGTTTGGCACGAGGCGCGTGAAGTCGCCCAGCCCCACCCCTCAGCCCCTGCACCCCACCCTCATCTCCCACAGCCCGCACCCCACCAACCTGCACCACACGGCCCGCGTCGAGGCCGACATGCCGGGCTCATTGCACCCACACCACGCCCAATTCTGCCACATCACCCAGAACCCCCCGCCTTACaatcaccaccaccactaccacccGCCAGCCCACTTGCAGCACCCTCCGCACCAGTTCCACCCGGCCCCGTCTCACGGCCAGCAGCCGCCGTATCCACCTCACGCGCAGCACAGCCACGGGAGCCACCCAGCGCACCCTGCCCACCCTGCCCACGGCCCCCACCATCACggcccacccccaccaccctccCAGGCCCCCAGCAGCACCAAGCCCAAGCACAGCGGCATCAGTACAGTTGTGTAA